From Erigeron canadensis isolate Cc75 chromosome 5, C_canadensis_v1, whole genome shotgun sequence:
CAGTCATTCTTTCATGATGACTCTAGGAACTTCAGTGATGTTGGAGGGGGTGTCACTGGCTGCCGTGGATTCCATTCTAGTTTTCGTCCAACACTTGATGGTTTGTCATTGAATATGGGTATGATCAGGTCGACTTTACACATTACTCATGGTAATTCTCACCCGGTTCTTCTGACTGCTATTGCACCTGTCTCTGCAGATGTATCAAATACTCTGATTCTTACTCCAGGACCAGTGATCGATTTTCTAAAAGCTAACCAAAAAGCACGTGATGCTCGGTCTATTGACTGGGTGAAGGTAAATTAAAGGTTACACAACATTCTCTCTATTAATCTCCTTGTATCTTAAGTACATTTTTTTGGCAGGCCaagaaaacacttaaaaacttgaGAATTAAAACAACACACAGCAACAGGGAATTTAAGATCACGGGGATGAGTGAAAAGCCTTGCAATCAACAACTGTAAGTGTTTCTTCTCTTGAATGTATGCTACCAACCCACCTATGGCACACCGCAGGAAAATGCATCCACTTTACTGATATATATGCCACATACATTTTTCTAATCATTAATGTTACATACTTATCATTTCTTAACTAAGTATGTTTGTTAAGAAATGGTTAGTATGTTGCTTTAATACTTAAAATAAGTATGATGCGTTATCATTTAAAAGTGAATCGTATTTCCAGCCTTATGCAGTTTGCCGAAAGTTATTGTCTGAGATTCACTTGCGTGGATTATTCTTTAGGTTTCCTATGAGAGTGAAAAAAGACGATGGTACATACGATGACCAGACAATAAACATTACAGTATTTGATTATTTCACCAAACATCGTAACATTGAAGTTACGTACTCTGCATACATACCATGCATTGATGTTGGTAAACCAAAGAAGCCAAGCTATTTTCCTGTGGAGGTTGCGACTTTTATTTCTTATTGAGCTATCTTATTTATACACTGTCTGCTGACAGAACCTTCTAATCATGTTATCATTTTCCATGGCTCCCAGCTCTGCTCTCTTGTTTCACTTCAACGGTATACGCAGGCCTTATCTACAATGCAGAGAGCATCTCTCGTTGAAAGTTCAAGGCAAAAACCTCGAGAGAAAATGCAAGCTATAGCTGATGTAAAGCTATATTACGCCCTTTATCTTATATAATATGATCTCCGTTATTGTGCTTTAATCAATTGTTTTAACTGGCAGGGTATGAAAAACTATCATTACGATGATGACCCTCTACTAGTTTCATGTGGAATATCTATTGACAAACAACTTGCTCAAGTGGATGGCCGTGTCCTTGAAGCACCAATGGTTAATATTTACTTTTGTATAAAATTAATAAGATAAGATGTGTCTTTATTTTCATGGAAATCTGATCATGATACTCTATACATTTATATCGCTATGGTAGTTGAAGGCTGGTAACGGAGAAGAATTTATCCCTCGTAATGGACGATGGAACTTTAGCAAAAAGGTACACTTGATTTGTATTCATGACATTTGGCTGCTCCTATATATGATCGATGCCAAAGAATCATTACCAATGGAGCTTCTTGTCtctaaagtatatatttattttttcttgcaGAAACTTTTAAGTCccataaaaatacaaaactgGGCAGTTGCCAATTTTTCTGCCAGGGGTGATGCAAGTCATCTATCGCGGGAGCTCATAGACTGTGGAAGGAGTATAGGAATTGTATGTCGAGCAATTGCTAATATTTTGTCTGCTTTTGAACAAGTGTGGTTTGATGTAGAAGTGGCAGTTTCAACCCGTTCACTTATTTATAGGTCAATTTAGGTTGTGTTTTTTCTCAAATGGGCCAAATCAAGAAATATAGTTATTTCTCAAACagattaaaaatggttgaagtCACCCATAAGTCTATTCTTATGATTACCTCTTAAATTGTTTTATTCGAGGATATATTTGATCCTTGTATCAAAATTCTTCTTGTAACACGTCAACCTGATCTGGTTTGCGCATACTAAAACTCAGCAGTTTCAAACCAAACACCTTTTGACCTACCCCACCTCTTCTCACCTTTTACCTGATGTTCGATTTTTCTTCAGATTATTGATCGCCCATTTTCACTAATGGAGGAAGACCCACAGAATCGAAAAAAATGGTCCTGAAGTACGCGTAGAAAGATGTTTGATCAGCTTTCAGCAAAGCTCCCGGTTTTCTGACTTTCTTCTTTGCATTTTACCAGAGAGAAAAAGTTGTGACTTATATGGTACAAAGTCCATTTATCGTATATAAAATGTATTGCACTTTAGTCCGACCGCTCCTCAGTTATTGTACCTATTAATGTGTTAAGGTCCTTGGAAGAAAAAATGTTTAAGCGACCATGGAATTCCCACACAATGCGTGTGTCCTGTCAAGATCACTGGTCAATATCTCACAAATGTGCTTTTGAAAATTAATACAAAGGTATTAAGTTTAAAGCTTTAGAGTTGCAATTTTAGACCTCTGTTGCCAATCTTTAAACCTAAATCAACTACtcctttttttgtgtgtaatttCAAGCTTGGTGGGATCAATTCTTTGTTAGCAATAGAACAGTCGTCTCGTATACCCATCATACATGATACTCCAACAATGATAATGGGTATGGATGTCTCACATGGGTCCGCAGGTCAATCCGACATACCATCAATTGCTGCGGTAATATTTCACTTGATTTGAAATCACTGACTCTTACGTTATTGTACAAGGTGAATATTCATTGTTCTCTTGGTTTCTTAATGGTCACATTTCTAGGTTGTTGGATCCCATTCATGGCCTTTGATATCAAGATATAAAGCATCTGCTAGGTCTCAATCATCGAAGGTGGAAATGATTCAAGGTTTATTTGAACTGCTAGAGGACGGAGAAGACAAGGGCATGATGAGGTTGTTCAATGGTGAAATGtgttttttctctctctatgTATCACACTGTCCTACAATTGGAGTCCACTTTCAAAAACTGAAATCTGAAATTCTTAAATTCAGATCGAGTCGCATGTTCTAGTTTTATGGAtttagtatttgttttctaaatattcTCTTGTTTTAAAGTAGTCAACAGAGATGCTGAAATGGGTGGGTCTGGTAACTGATTAAATCAAGTGACTTTTCTTACCAATGTAAATAACCCTAATTCTCAGTACATGAAATA
This genomic window contains:
- the LOC122599762 gene encoding LOW QUALITY PROTEIN: protein argonaute 16-like (The sequence of the model RefSeq protein was modified relative to this genomic sequence to represent the inferred CDS: deleted 1 base in 1 codon), whose amino-acid sequence is MEKANGEDDNGSTPMAPLLSSPSPQPEVIQPDMETEQETRPKRSVISRPGFGSAGKHISLLANHFKVSVKNPEEIFYQYSVSVTSEDNRVIENKFLGRRIIDKLYQTYSSELSGKRFAYDGEKSLYTVGPLPKNNFEFMVVLEDTYANRRSPAEDGILSEPGKRLRHSFQEKTFKVKITYAAELPLNPVSLGLQGADPDKLGDTLRVLDIILRQQAAQRGCLLLRQSFFHDDSRNFSDVGGGVTGCRGFHSSFRPTLDGLSLNMDVSNTLILTPGPVIDFLKANQKARDARSIDWVKAKKTLKNLRIKTTHSNREFKITGMSEKPCNQQLFPMRVKKDDGTYDDQTINITVFDYFTKHRNIEVTYSAYIPCIDVGKPKKPSYFPVELCSLVSLQRYTQALSTMQRASLVESSRQKPREKMQAIADGMKNYHYDDDPLLVSCGISIDKQLAQVDGRVLEAPMLKAGNGEEFIPRNGRWNFSKKKLLSPIKIQNWAVANFSARGDASHLSRELIDCGRSIGIIIDRPFSLMEEDPQNRKKGPEVRVERCLISFQQSSRFSDFLLCILPERKSCDLYGPWKKKCLSDHGIPTQCVCPVKITGQYLTNVLLKINTKLGGINSLLAIEQSSRIPIIHDTPTMIMGMDVSHGSAGQSDIPSIAAVVGSHSWPLISRYKASARSQSSKVEMIQGLFELLEDGEDKGMMRELLLEFYRTSNNRKPTQIIVFRDGVSESQFNQVINIELDQMIKAYQYLDGVDVPKFTVIVAQKNHHTKLFQANGPENVPPGTVVDSKVVHPRNYDFYMCTQPGLIGTSRPAHYHVLIDEIGFSPDALQSLILSLSYVYQRSSSTTSIVAPVSYAHLAAQQMGRFLKFNDSFENRSGMDSLTSVGSVPIPELPKLHEDLENSMFFC